A stretch of Sphingomicrobium flavum DNA encodes these proteins:
- a CDS encoding VCBS domain-containing protein: MGGSFTYEYTLTDNTLDHDASGEDNVFDNIAVNVTDEDGDSADAELNIEIVDDVPDARDDDDSLTEGDPTATDGNVITGAGTAGGLGGVGADTQGADGAQVSSAGVYVGTYGTLTLNADGSYDYVLSDFGIDTMNALSDGESVQDSFDYTLTDGDLDSDSATLTITINGENDVVTLGRLDASLAELSVDEDDLSPDGSDQTDSLIDSDIFTFTSPDGLDDVTVGGVDVVVDGVYVGGTVIIAGAYGTLTITGFTPVTDNAGNIVSGSFSYSYELSANTLDHDALGEDAVFDNFAVVATDDDGDIANGSLDVQVVDDVPEANDDEDSLSEGGPTSTDGNVITGAGTDSGALGADVEGADGAVVSTPGVYVGTYGTLTLGADGGYTYVLNELGIATMNALTEGESVSEDFGYTLTDGDNDSDDATLTIILNGENDIVTINGLDGQGAEEVVDEDDLPDGSSPNPAALIQDGNFSFDSPDGVDDVTIGGTLVVINGVYQGDQTITTQYGELTITGFTPVTDAGGTIIGGTFTYDYELTDNTLDHDAAGQDNVFDDITVIVTDEDGDSDTAELNIQVIDDVPVAEDDFDSDIVEDGPTSTGGNVITGAGTDGGLDGAGSDTLGADGAAVSNPGVYIGAYGTLTLGADGGYTYVMSADGIAALELLSDGETLEDSFDYTLTDGDLDSDPATLTIIMNGQNDIVVINGLDVNGGEATIDEDDLATSTGNPTAGGSDDTPESTTTAPLQFDFESPDGVDDVVIGGTTVIQNGAFLGAVTIDSSIGTLSITDFTPDLSPDGTVIGGTFTYTYTLNDNTAHPNADGQNSIQDSFAVSVTDEDGDFANASLDINVVDDVPTAVDDGSLLAPIDIPEDTATQIDVFSNDEQGADGVVTGDITLVTDATNGTVVYDGNGFFTYTPDDGYAGPDQFEYQIVDADGDVSTAIVYLNVADDSLPIIDDADNVALDEDGFGDANSDDGQTDPLEVTGNGLLVNSGTVDVNFGADVPANEADALAQFSWVDTAALDNFLDANGTDVTFAIVGGDLVGSAGGQDVIRIELDGAAINGTVVTYTYKVTLLQELDHQDGDDSEALATLAGVTFEISDPDTSFTTQGNFDVTIQDDVPETDVAGDTSVVEGETASGTWSTVVGADNPGATVVIFNGAEYAIDEAIATGNGTLTVNADGTWDFVSNDNLDNDLAQGISFTVRTTDGDGDVAEDTQDVTITDGAGPLGGDTLSLTVDDEALNDDGNTPGSTAEVDDGQLSFTAGSDDLTSFAFDTDLSNLDSSLTWVRVNDTTITGSDGGRLVVTLTLSAPASIAAGASGDVTVTATLNDEYNDHPLFTQDDTFDLGDVTVVAADQDGDSATGTVSLFVSDDVPTADVTGDVTVIEGQTASGSWNVSMGADQPGSVVVIFGGAEYAIDEAIATGNGTLTVNADGTWDFVADDNLDNNVAQAISFTIQATDADDDVASDVQNVTITDGAGPLGGDTLSLTVDDEALNSGGSDPASSAEVDDGQLSFTAGSDDLTGFVFDTDLTNLDSSLTWSRVNDTTITGSDGGRLVVTLTLSAPASIAAGATGDVTVTATLNDEYNDHPLFTQDDTFDLGDVAVVASDQDGDSATGTVSLFVSDDVPTAVDDGSSAPGAGLPIPEDTATLIDVFDNDVPGADGVQSGAIALNTGPANGTAVYIGDGMFLYTPNDGFEGDDSFTYIIRDGDNDESVATVYVTVAEDSTPFVGPAGNMLVDEDGVAGSNVDSNPLQTNPAETTSTGLSTDSSSVTVNFDNDVPDDLDASIIFINAADLNDQLTQNDVDIVFSIDADGNIEGRLDNVANTLVLEISLTGATDNLDGTVTYGYDVELFGPVDQADDESENTITLTGVQFQVTDSDLDTATGSFNVSITDDVPSMGEIEDGSSTNDPDDIANPPFVGDLNFTDSLDGVESVTITANVTGITSDGKSLITEQSGNVLTAFADNDGSGTINAGDTAVFTITVDPDAGTSGEYEFDLLAPLDGEVVPVPIGGSNKAAGGPVDSVILFDGNPKSGPVDDLAVVSGFFWNPSAADLAAWKAGADADTLSTGLTNGQVNGSLGGWGVANNNFTTGELLNWDFGPEALDNPDGPGGFSPPGGTTLPTVTTAEFGFANFADNEVIHYVVHFTDGSPSVGGSFNIGSLADGQGNDKVWFFDGQGKAIADIEMYSQASGSGKVYLSSVGTTAEDIDIDIPVTITIEDNDGDTVSDDFTINVAQIGSPFLASFGKQALNADNDNLLMQQQSFSQSLMMGTAIAMGFGLQSQGSLEGVEMTYSVDPMMMQLPTVPMLDGPMLSLDDYGIGGLDLTAMSADLGGDNAVTTMVAGREAIDLGGIEGAGFAPAAIEQVAFDAGTTMPMPANDGFAAFGGGDIAMPGAEGMLMLAQAGRVPAEGLGDILADALDGGESNPLDAALASLGGDNGMVMEMADFANVAMWDNGVFGSFTPAAPEVMVMDAMVLHHDAVTPAVNG; this comes from the coding sequence ATGATGACGACAGCCTAACCGAAGGCGACCCGACCGCGACCGATGGCAATGTCATCACCGGCGCGGGCACCGCTGGCGGCCTTGGCGGCGTGGGTGCGGATACGCAGGGCGCCGACGGCGCTCAGGTCTCGAGCGCGGGTGTCTATGTGGGCACCTACGGCACGCTGACGCTCAATGCGGACGGCAGCTACGATTATGTGCTGAGCGATTTCGGCATCGACACGATGAACGCGCTGTCGGACGGTGAATCTGTCCAGGACAGCTTCGATTACACGCTGACCGATGGCGATCTCGACAGCGATTCCGCGACGCTGACCATTACCATCAACGGTGAAAATGACGTGGTCACGCTCGGCCGCCTCGATGCGAGCCTTGCGGAACTGTCGGTCGATGAAGATGATCTGTCGCCCGATGGTTCGGACCAGACGGACTCGCTGATCGACAGCGATATCTTCACCTTCACCAGCCCCGACGGTCTCGACGATGTAACCGTCGGCGGCGTCGATGTGGTCGTCGACGGTGTTTATGTCGGCGGGACGGTGATCATCGCGGGTGCCTATGGCACGCTGACCATCACCGGCTTCACGCCGGTTACCGATAATGCCGGCAACATCGTGAGCGGCAGTTTCTCCTACAGCTATGAGCTGAGCGCGAACACGCTCGACCATGACGCGCTGGGCGAAGACGCGGTGTTCGATAATTTCGCGGTGGTCGCCACCGACGATGATGGCGATATCGCCAATGGCAGTCTGGATGTCCAGGTGGTCGACGATGTGCCCGAAGCGAACGACGACGAAGACAGCCTGAGCGAAGGCGGTCCGACCTCGACCGACGGCAATGTGATCACCGGTGCGGGCACCGACAGCGGTGCGCTCGGCGCGGATGTCGAGGGCGCGGACGGCGCGGTTGTTTCCACGCCCGGCGTCTACGTCGGCACCTACGGCACCCTGACCCTGGGCGCTGACGGTGGCTACACCTATGTGCTGAACGAGCTCGGTATCGCCACCATGAACGCGCTGACCGAGGGCGAGAGCGTGTCCGAAGATTTCGGCTACACGCTGACCGATGGCGACAATGACAGCGACGATGCGACGCTGACCATCATCCTCAACGGCGAAAACGATATCGTCACCATCAATGGCCTCGACGGCCAAGGTGCCGAAGAAGTCGTCGATGAAGATGATCTTCCGGATGGCAGCTCGCCCAACCCCGCTGCGCTGATCCAGGATGGCAATTTCAGCTTCGACAGCCCGGATGGCGTGGACGATGTCACCATCGGTGGCACGCTGGTAGTGATCAATGGTGTCTACCAGGGCGACCAGACGATCACCACGCAATATGGCGAACTGACCATCACCGGCTTCACGCCTGTGACGGATGCGGGCGGCACGATTATCGGCGGTACCTTTACCTACGATTATGAGCTGACCGACAACACGCTTGATCATGATGCGGCCGGCCAGGACAATGTGTTCGACGACATTACCGTTATCGTCACCGACGAAGACGGCGATAGCGACACTGCCGAGCTCAACATCCAGGTCATCGATGATGTCCCGGTTGCGGAAGACGATTTCGATAGCGATATCGTGGAAGACGGTCCGACCTCGACTGGCGGCAACGTCATCACCGGTGCAGGCACCGATGGCGGCCTCGACGGTGCTGGTTCGGACACGCTGGGCGCCGATGGCGCTGCCGTTTCCAATCCGGGCGTGTATATTGGTGCCTATGGTACCCTGACGCTAGGCGCCGATGGCGGATACACTTATGTCATGTCTGCCGATGGTATCGCCGCGCTCGAGCTGTTGAGCGATGGCGAGACGCTGGAGGACAGCTTCGATTACACGCTGACCGACGGCGACTTGGATAGCGATCCGGCGACGCTGACCATCATCATGAACGGCCAGAACGATATCGTCGTCATCAACGGCCTCGATGTGAATGGCGGCGAAGCCACGATCGACGAAGACGATCTGGCGACGTCGACCGGCAACCCGACCGCAGGGGGCTCGGACGATACACCTGAATCCACCACGACCGCCCCGCTGCAGTTCGATTTCGAAAGCCCCGACGGGGTTGACGATGTCGTCATCGGCGGCACGACGGTCATCCAGAATGGTGCGTTTCTTGGCGCGGTCACGATCGATTCGTCGATCGGCACGCTGAGCATCACCGACTTCACGCCCGACCTGTCGCCTGACGGCACGGTCATCGGCGGGACCTTCACCTATACCTACACGCTCAATGACAATACGGCGCATCCCAACGCCGACGGTCAGAACAGCATTCAGGACAGCTTCGCGGTCAGCGTGACCGACGAGGATGGCGATTTTGCCAACGCCTCGCTCGACATCAACGTGGTCGACGATGTGCCGACGGCTGTCGATGACGGCTCGCTGCTTGCGCCGATCGACATTCCGGAAGACACGGCGACGCAGATCGACGTGTTCTCAAATGACGAGCAGGGCGCCGATGGCGTAGTGACGGGCGACATCACGCTTGTCACCGATGCGACCAACGGCACCGTCGTCTATGATGGCAATGGCTTCTTCACCTACACGCCCGATGATGGCTATGCGGGTCCCGATCAGTTCGAATATCAGATCGTGGACGCGGACGGCGATGTCTCGACCGCCATCGTCTATCTCAATGTAGCGGACGATTCGCTGCCCATCATCGACGATGCCGACAATGTCGCGCTCGATGAAGACGGCTTTGGCGATGCCAATAGCGACGACGGCCAGACGGATCCGCTGGAAGTCACAGGCAACGGCCTGCTGGTCAACAGCGGTACCGTAGACGTCAATTTTGGCGCCGATGTTCCGGCCAACGAAGCAGACGCGCTGGCGCAGTTCAGCTGGGTCGATACGGCCGCGCTCGATAATTTCCTGGACGCCAATGGCACCGACGTGACCTTCGCCATTGTTGGCGGCGACCTCGTCGGTTCGGCCGGTGGGCAGGATGTCATCCGCATCGAGCTGGACGGCGCGGCGATCAACGGCACTGTGGTGACCTATACCTATAAGGTCACGCTCCTGCAGGAGCTGGATCATCAGGATGGCGACGATAGCGAAGCGCTTGCAACCCTCGCGGGCGTGACGTTCGAGATCAGCGATCCCGATACGTCCTTCACGACGCAAGGTAATTTCGACGTCACCATCCAGGACGATGTTCCGGAAACCGACGTTGCGGGCGATACCAGCGTGGTCGAAGGCGAGACGGCTTCGGGCACGTGGAGCACGGTGGTAGGCGCGGACAATCCGGGCGCGACCGTGGTGATCTTCAATGGCGCCGAATATGCCATCGACGAAGCGATCGCGACGGGCAACGGCACGCTGACGGTCAATGCCGACGGCACCTGGGACTTTGTTTCCAACGATAATCTGGACAATGACCTGGCGCAGGGCATCAGCTTCACCGTCCGCACCACCGATGGCGACGGCGACGTTGCCGAGGACACGCAGGACGTCACCATCACCGATGGCGCCGGTCCGCTGGGCGGCGACACGCTGAGCCTGACGGTGGATGACGAAGCGCTCAACGATGACGGCAACACGCCGGGTTCGACCGCTGAAGTCGATGACGGCCAGCTCAGCTTCACTGCTGGGTCGGACGATCTGACCAGCTTCGCCTTCGATACTGACCTGTCGAACCTGGACAGCAGCCTGACCTGGGTGCGTGTCAACGACACCACCATCACGGGTAGCGATGGCGGCCGCCTGGTCGTCACGCTGACCCTGTCGGCGCCGGCTTCGATCGCGGCGGGTGCTTCGGGTGACGTGACCGTCACCGCGACGCTCAACGACGAATATAACGACCATCCGCTGTTCACGCAGGACGACACGTTCGACCTTGGCGATGTGACGGTCGTGGCTGCCGACCAGGATGGCGACAGCGCTACTGGCACGGTCAGCCTGTTCGTTTCCGATGACGTTCCGACCGCCGATGTCACTGGCGATGTGACCGTGATCGAAGGCCAGACCGCCTCGGGCAGCTGGAATGTCAGCATGGGTGCAGACCAGCCGGGTTCGGTCGTGGTCATCTTCGGCGGCGCCGAATATGCCATCGACGAAGCGATCGCGACCGGCAATGGCACGCTGACGGTCAATGCCGACGGCACCTGGGACTTCGTGGCCGATGATAATCTGGACAATAATGTGGCCCAGGCCATCAGCTTCACGATCCAGGCGACCGATGCTGACGACGATGTGGCATCGGATGTGCAGAATGTCACCATCACCGATGGCGCCGGTCCGCTGGGCGGCGACACGTTAAGCCTGACGGTCGACGACGAGGCACTCAATTCAGGTGGCAGCGATCCGGCATCGAGCGCTGAAGTGGACGATGGCCAGCTCAGCTTTACCGCCGGGTCTGACGATCTCACCGGCTTCGTATTCGATACCGATCTGACCAACCTCGACAGCAGCCTGACCTGGTCGCGTGTCAATGACACCACAATCACGGGCAGCGATGGTGGCCGCCTGGTCGTGACGCTGACCCTGTCGGCCCCGGCATCGATTGCCGCGGGTGCAACGGGCGACGTGACCGTCACGGCGACGTTGAACGATGAGTATAACGACCATCCGCTGTTCACGCAGGACGACACGTTCGACCTTGGCGATGTAGCTGTGGTCGCTTCGGACCAGGATGGCGACAGCGCCACTGGCACGGTCAGCCTGTTCGTCTCCGACGACGTTCCGACGGCAGTGGACGATGGTTCTTCGGCTCCGGGTGCAGGCCTGCCGATTCCAGAAGATACCGCCACGCTGATCGACGTCTTCGACAATGACGTCCCGGGCGCGGATGGCGTTCAAAGTGGTGCTATCGCGTTGAACACCGGGCCGGCGAACGGAACCGCTGTCTATATCGGCGATGGCATGTTCCTCTACACGCCGAACGATGGGTTCGAAGGCGATGACAGCTTCACCTACATCATCCGGGACGGCGACAATGATGAGTCGGTTGCGACGGTCTATGTGACGGTCGCCGAGGACAGCACGCCGTTCGTCGGTCCGGCCGGCAATATGCTGGTCGATGAAGACGGCGTTGCAGGGTCTAATGTCGACAGCAATCCTCTGCAGACCAACCCGGCGGAAACCACGTCGACGGGCCTTTCGACCGACAGCTCCAGCGTGACGGTGAACTTCGATAACGATGTGCCGGATGATCTGGATGCGTCGATCATCTTTATCAACGCAGCGGACCTCAACGACCAGCTCACGCAGAACGATGTCGATATCGTTTTCAGCATCGACGCTGACGGCAATATCGAGGGTCGCCTCGACAATGTCGCCAACACGCTGGTGCTCGAAATCTCGCTTACGGGTGCGACCGACAATCTCGATGGCACGGTCACCTATGGCTATGACGTCGAGCTGTTCGGTCCGGTCGACCAGGCCGATGACGAAAGCGAGAACACGATCACGCTGACAGGTGTCCAGTTCCAGGTCACCGACAGCGATCTCGATACCGCAACCGGCAGCTTCAACGTGTCGATCACGGACGATGTGCCGAGCATGGGCGAGATCGAAGACGGTTCGTCGACCAATGATCCGGACGACATTGCCAACCCGCCGTTCGTGGGCGACCTCAACTTCACCGACAGCCTTGATGGCGTCGAAAGCGTGACGATCACTGCGAATGTCACGGGCATCACGTCTGACGGCAAGTCGCTGATCACCGAGCAGTCGGGCAACGTACTGACGGCCTTTGCCGATAATGACGGCAGCGGCACGATCAATGCCGGCGACACGGCGGTCTTCACGATCACGGTGGATCCGGATGCCGGAACCTCGGGCGAATATGAATTCGACCTGCTTGCTCCGCTGGACGGAGAGGTCGTGCCGGTGCCAATCGGTGGCTCCAACAAAGCTGCTGGTGGTCCTGTGGACTCGGTCATTCTGTTTGACGGTAATCCGAAGAGCGGTCCGGTCGATGATCTGGCGGTGGTGTCCGGCTTCTTCTGGAACCCCAGCGCAGCCGATCTTGCCGCCTGGAAGGCCGGTGCCGATGCCGACACGTTGAGCACTGGCCTGACCAATGGCCAGGTCAACGGATCGCTTGGCGGTTGGGGTGTTGCCAACAACAACTTCACCACCGGCGAACTGCTCAACTGGGACTTCGGGCCGGAAGCGCTCGACAATCCGGACGGCCCTGGCGGCTTCTCGCCGCCGGGTGGCACGACCCTGCCGACGGTGACCACGGCCGAATTCGGCTTTGCCAACTTCGCCGACAACGAAGTCATTCACTATGTGGTGCACTTTACCGACGGCAGTCCGTCGGTGGGTGGTTCCTTCAACATCGGCAGCCTTGCCGATGGTCAGGGCAACGACAAGGTCTGGTTCTTCGACGGTCAGGGCAAGGCGATCGCGGACATCGAGATGTACTCGCAGGCATCGGGTTCGGGTAAGGTCTACCTGTCTTCTGTCGGCACCACTGCCGAAGATATCGATATCGATATCCCGGTCACCATCACCATCGAAGACAATGACGGTGACACAGTGAGCGACGATTTCACGATCAATGTCGCGCAGATCGGCAGCCCGTTCCTGGCCAGCTTCGGCAAGCAGGCGCTCAACGCCGACAATGACAATCTGCTCATGCAGCAGCAGAGCTTCAGCCAATCGCTGATGATGGGTACGGCCATTGCCATGGGCTTCGGCCTGCAGAGCCAGGGTTCGCTGGAAGGCGTGGAAATGACCTATTCGGTCGACCCCATGATGATGCAGCTGCCGACGGTGCCCATGCTGGACGGTCCGATGCTGTCGCTTGACGATTATGGCATCGGCGGGCTGGATCTCACCGCCATGTCGGCTGATCTGGGCGGCGATAATGCTGTCACCACCATGGTTGCGGGCCGCGAGGCCATCGACCTTGGCGGGATCGAGGGCGCGGGCTTTGCACCCGCCGCGATCGAGCAGGTCGCCTTCGATGCAGGTACCACGATGCCGATGCCGGCCAATGATGGCTTCGCAGCCTTCGGCGGCGGTGACATCGCGATGCCGGGCGCAGAAGGGATGCTGATGCTGGCACAGGCCGGCCGCGTCCCCGCCGAAGGGCTGGGCGACATCCTCGCCGACGCCTTGGACGGGGGCGAATCGAACCCGCTCGATGCGGCGCTCGCCAGCCTGGGCGGCGACAATGGCATGGTCATGGAAATGGCCGACTTCGCCAATGTCGCGATGTGGGACAATGGAGTGTTTGGTAGCTTTACGCCGGCCGCTCCTGAAGTCATGGTGATGGATGCAATGGTGCTTCATCACGATGCGGTGACGCCGGCAGTGAACGGCTAA
- a CDS encoding TolC family protein, whose translation MKKHWTNIVPGAVLMATAFATPASGVDLKTAIQQALQTNPEIHQAVQNKAATQWERKQAEGLYYPRVSVELSGGVRELQNPSRRALGIATDTLYPLEAQAMVEQLLMDNGAREHDIRYQAARTDAAAARIEERSEFIALNTARAYIDYILQQRLVAIELDNAAFHQRLTNDLREGVRSGSISIADQQQAEERLRAASARVVEAEEGLDAAAIEFQKLTGMPIGDVTMPPDLSAAMPASLYEAEMIAKENSPLVAESAADLAAQRELIMKAKAEMGPTFSLEGRVRVGQDIDGFAGDTTDALARGVMRWTLFDGMRNSANVREQQSRANQQQALMFQRQREALEDIRVAWSRLQNQGRLVGELQGQSNVSDDLLISYREQFNVGRRSLLDVLDAQNTRANVQAQLQVATLAQLYAQYRVLASTNRLLEAMGLQMATEAWSNERDEYNVLPVYPGDYSEEVIHRPIPVGPPAGDE comes from the coding sequence ATGAAGAAGCACTGGACGAATATCGTTCCCGGAGCGGTGCTGATGGCTACCGCCTTTGCCACCCCGGCAAGCGGCGTGGATCTGAAGACTGCGATTCAGCAGGCATTGCAGACCAATCCCGAAATTCACCAGGCCGTGCAGAACAAGGCCGCGACCCAGTGGGAGCGCAAGCAGGCCGAAGGGCTCTATTATCCGCGCGTTTCGGTCGAGCTTTCGGGCGGCGTTCGCGAACTGCAGAACCCCAGCCGTCGTGCGCTCGGGATCGCAACCGACACCCTGTATCCGCTGGAAGCACAGGCCATGGTCGAGCAACTGCTGATGGACAACGGCGCGCGCGAACATGACATCCGCTACCAGGCGGCCCGGACCGATGCGGCCGCGGCCCGGATCGAAGAGCGCAGCGAATTCATCGCGCTTAATACGGCGCGTGCCTATATCGACTATATCCTGCAGCAGCGCCTCGTCGCTATCGAGCTGGACAATGCGGCGTTCCACCAGCGCCTCACCAACGATCTGCGCGAAGGCGTGCGCTCCGGCTCGATCTCGATCGCCGACCAGCAGCAGGCCGAAGAGCGACTGCGTGCGGCATCGGCAAGGGTCGTGGAAGCCGAAGAAGGCCTCGACGCCGCTGCGATCGAATTCCAGAAGCTGACCGGTATGCCGATCGGCGATGTGACCATGCCGCCCGACCTGTCGGCTGCCATGCCCGCCTCGCTCTACGAAGCCGAAATGATCGCCAAGGAAAACAGCCCGCTGGTGGCCGAATCCGCAGCCGATCTCGCAGCGCAGCGCGAACTGATCATGAAGGCCAAGGCCGAAATGGGCCCGACCTTCAGCCTGGAAGGCCGCGTGCGCGTGGGCCAGGACATTGACGGCTTTGCCGGCGACACTACCGACGCGCTGGCGCGCGGCGTGATGCGCTGGACCCTGTTTGACGGCATGCGCAACAGCGCCAATGTGCGCGAACAGCAGAGCCGCGCCAACCAGCAGCAGGCACTGATGTTCCAGCGCCAGCGTGAAGCGCTCGAAGATATCCGCGTGGCGTGGAGCCGCCTGCAGAACCAGGGTCGCCTGGTGGGCGAACTCCAGGGCCAGAGCAATGTGTCGGACGACCTGCTGATTTCCTATCGGGAACAGTTCAATGTCGGCCGCCGCTCGCTGCTCGACGTGCTCGATGCGCAGAATACGCGTGCCAACGTGCAGGCGCAGCTGCAGGTCGCCACGCTGGCACAGCTCTACGCACAATATCGCGTGCTGGCCTCGACCAACCGCCTGCTCGAAGCGATGGGGCTGCAGATGGCCACCGAAGCGTGGAGCAACGAACGTGATGAATATAATGTTCTTCCGGTCTATCCGGGCGACTATTCGGAAGAGGTGATTCACCGTCCGATTCCTGTCGGCCCGCCGGCTGGGGACGAATAA
- a CDS encoding type I secretion system permease/ATPase codes for MDSAHAREIDPVLDCLGYIARTQDRPSSPVLLRAGLAVNDAGLLPFHQVEPALDQAGMRGMPVTRKLRGWKDRDLPAILELEGGRAVVLLETRDGQARIHAPGVEEDVWTDLDEIAEAYTGQAVVVEPDPTKEREGERPWDKAKRTHWFWSEVWKARRAFWPVIFAALVINLLALAVPLFTMNVYDRIIPNNAVSSLWVLALGVVLALGFDYMLRLARGQLVDEIGRKLDERYSQKIFEKVMNLPLSERQGSTGAFARRVSEYEMVRDFFASTSVVLLVDIAFMVIFLGFIAFFAGWLVFVPIAGIVLMLVAGVGVQRAMGRTAVDAQADSSLQHSVLVESISGVETLKSAGAEGQMLGRWKRFSAMSGATQEKMRRLTSIAVNLASVAQQAMSVGLIIGGFYLFNNGDITMGAIIAIVMIAGRAMSPVGQFALLMTRGKQAMTTLDSIQQMMEAPDERTMVTRSIVPEIREGRIELKDLAFRYPGAPTDSLSDLNFSVTPGEKIGIIGRVASGKSTLGRLLCGLYAPSEGVMTVDGLDSRQYHPHQLRQAFRFVGQDADLFSGTVRDNLMLGAARASDEQLIDAVKKSGADIFLSQGASGFDLTVGERGGRLSGGQRTLLVLARALVSPSKMLFLDEPTGNMDTQTELYFIDRVKQALDPQQTLIVSTHRHNMLKIVDRLLVIDGGKIVADGPRDEVLARLKQASQS; via the coding sequence TTGGATAGCGCACACGCGCGGGAGATCGACCCCGTTCTCGATTGCTTGGGTTATATCGCCCGCACGCAGGACCGGCCTTCATCGCCGGTCCTTTTGCGTGCGGGTCTCGCTGTTAACGATGCCGGTTTACTACCTTTTCACCAGGTCGAGCCGGCGCTCGACCAGGCAGGCATGCGCGGCATGCCCGTCACGCGCAAATTGCGCGGCTGGAAGGATCGCGATCTGCCGGCCATCCTCGAACTGGAAGGCGGCCGCGCGGTCGTCCTGCTCGAAACCCGCGACGGACAGGCGCGCATCCACGCGCCCGGCGTCGAAGAGGATGTCTGGACCGACCTCGACGAAATCGCCGAGGCCTATACCGGCCAGGCGGTGGTGGTCGAACCCGATCCGACCAAGGAACGCGAAGGCGAACGTCCCTGGGACAAGGCCAAGCGCACCCACTGGTTCTGGTCCGAAGTCTGGAAGGCGCGCCGCGCTTTCTGGCCCGTCATCTTTGCCGCGCTGGTGATCAACCTTCTGGCGCTGGCGGTGCCGCTGTTCACGATGAACGTCTATGACCGCATCATCCCCAACAATGCGGTAAGCTCGCTCTGGGTCCTGGCGCTGGGCGTCGTGCTGGCTTTGGGCTTCGATTATATGTTGCGGCTCGCGCGCGGCCAATTGGTCGATGAAATCGGGCGCAAGCTGGACGAGCGCTACAGCCAGAAAATCTTCGAAAAGGTCATGAACCTTCCCCTGTCCGAGCGGCAGGGGTCGACCGGCGCCTTTGCGCGGCGCGTGTCGGAATATGAAATGGTGCGCGATTTCTTCGCCTCCACCTCGGTAGTGCTGCTGGTGGACATCGCCTTCATGGTGATTTTCCTGGGCTTCATCGCCTTCTTTGCGGGCTGGCTGGTGTTCGTGCCGATCGCGGGCATCGTGTTGATGCTGGTGGCGGGCGTGGGCGTGCAGCGCGCGATGGGCCGCACCGCCGTGGACGCCCAGGCCGACAGCTCGCTTCAGCATAGCGTGCTGGTCGAGAGCATTTCGGGCGTGGAGACGCTGAAGTCCGCCGGTGCAGAAGGACAGATGCTGGGCCGCTGGAAACGTTTTTCGGCGATGAGCGGGGCGACGCAGGAAAAGATGCGCCGCCTGACCTCGATCGCCGTCAACCTGGCCTCGGTGGCGCAGCAGGCGATGAGCGTTGGTCTGATCATCGGCGGCTTCTATCTGTTCAACAATGGCGACATCACGATGGGCGCGATCATCGCGATCGTGATGATTGCCGGCCGCGCGATGAGCCCGGTCGGGCAGTTCGCGCTGCTGATGACGCGCGGCAAGCAGGCCATGACGACGCTGGATTCGATCCAGCAGATGATGGAAGCGCCCGATGAGCGCACCATGGTCACCCGCTCGATCGTCCCTGAAATCCGCGAGGGCCGGATCGAATTGAAGGACCTGGCCTTCCGTTATCCGGGCGCACCGACGGATAGCCTGTCGGACCTCAATTTCTCGGTCACCCCGGGCGAGAAGATCGGCATTATCGGGCGGGTCGCGTCGGGCAAGTCGACACTGGGTCGCCTGCTCTGCGGGCTCTACGCGCCGAGCGAAGGGGTGATGACGGTCGATGGCCTCGACAGCCGCCAATATCATCCGCACCAGCTTCGGCAGGCCTTCCGCTTCGTCGGGCAGGATGCTGATCTCTTCTCGGGCACGGTGCGCGACAATCTGATGCTGGGTGCTGCGCGGGCGAGTGACGAGCAGTTGATCGATGCGGTCAAGAAATCGGGCGCGGACATTTTCCTCAGCCAGGGTGCGTCGGGGTTCGACCTGACGGTGGGCGAGCGCGGCGGTCGGCTGTCGGGCGGGCAGCGCACCTTGCTGGTGCTGGCGCGCGCGCTGGTCAGCCCGTCCAAGATGCTGTTCCTCGATGAACCGACGGGCAATATGGACACACAGACCGAGCTTTATTTCATCGATCGGGTGAAGCAGGCGCTCGATCCTCAGCAGACGCTGATCGTGTCGACGCATCGCCACAACATGCTCAAGATCGTCGATCGCCTGCTGGTGATCGATGGCGGCAAGATCGTGGCTGACGGCCCGCGCGATGAGGTACTGGCCAGGCTCAAGCAGGCCAGCCAGTCATGA